In Syntrophales bacterium, a single window of DNA contains:
- the waaF gene encoding lipopolysaccharide heptosyltransferase II codes for MTDQTVFQSPLPVVHRRPFPAREIRRLLVRGTNWIGDAILTLPAMAAIRAGMPEAHITVLAKPWVGEVYRICPHADEVLTFREPGIHAGVSGRLRLARDLSGMAFDGAILLQNAIEAAIVTLLAGIPVRAGYNTDARGLLLTSSVRRSREILRVHQSRYYLEMVRALGLPPPDPPPPLLVPPAEYRDLAEKVLVERGCDPEAPLAGIAPGAAYGPAKRWFPDRFAAVADRLAAEFGARVLVFGSSGDRESAGAVQAAAKARFVNLAGGTSLREALALISRCRVFVSNDSGLMHVAAAMGVPTVAVFGSTNPVTTGPMGPRFSIVRKPMDCSPCLKETCPQDFRCMEAISAEDVWNEARSLFEGGRR; via the coding sequence ATGACAGACCAGACCGTTTTCCAGTCTCCGCTTCCGGTCGTTCACCGCCGGCCTTTTCCGGCCCGGGAGATCCGGCGCCTCCTGGTTCGCGGGACCAACTGGATCGGCGACGCCATCCTCACCCTCCCGGCCATGGCGGCCATCCGTGCAGGCATGCCGGAAGCGCACATCACCGTCCTGGCGAAACCCTGGGTGGGAGAGGTCTACCGGATCTGCCCCCATGCCGATGAGGTTCTCACCTTCCGGGAACCGGGGATCCACGCCGGGGTGTCCGGTCGGTTGCGCCTCGCCCGGGACCTGAGCGGCATGGCATTTGACGGGGCCATCCTCCTGCAGAATGCCATCGAAGCGGCCATCGTGACCCTGCTGGCTGGAATTCCCGTGCGGGCCGGTTACAACACGGACGCCCGGGGGCTGCTCCTGACTTCTTCCGTGCGGCGGTCCCGGGAGATCCTCCGGGTGCACCAGAGCCGGTACTACCTGGAAATGGTCCGGGCCCTGGGCCTTCCGCCACCGGACCCGCCGCCTCCCCTCCTGGTGCCGCCTGCGGAGTACCGGGACCTTGCGGAGAAGGTCCTCGTGGAGCGGGGGTGCGATCCCGAAGCCCCCCTGGCAGGCATCGCGCCCGGGGCGGCCTATGGGCCGGCCAAGCGCTGGTTTCCGGATCGCTTCGCCGCCGTGGCCGATCGTCTGGCGGCGGAATTCGGAGCACGGGTCCTCGTCTTCGGCAGTTCCGGGGACCGGGAGAGCGCCGGGGCGGTCCAGGCGGCCGCGAAGGCGCGGTTTGTCAACCTCGCGGGGGGTACCTCCCTCCGGGAGGCCCTGGCCCTCATTTCCCGATGCCGCGTCTTCGTCTCCAACGACTCGGGCCTGATGCATGTGGCCGCGGCCATGGGCGTCCCGACGGTCGCCGTCTTCGGCTCCACGAACCCCGTGACGACGGGCCCCATGGGCCCCCGGTTCTCCATTGTCCGCAAGCCCATGGACTGCAGCCCCTGCCTGAAGGAGACCTGCCCGCAGGATTTCCGCTGCATGGAGGCCATCTCCGCCGAAGACGTCTGGAACGAGGCACGATCGCTTTTCGAGGGAGGCCGGCGATGA
- the lpxA gene encoding acyl-ACP--UDP-N-acetylglucosamine O-acyltransferase yields MSIHPTAVIAPDARIAEDVEIGPYTIVGPSVTIGRNTVIGPHVVIESHTDIGEGNRIFQFASIGGIPQDLKYRGEETRVVIGNHNIIKEFVTINRSTVSDIGVTIMGDRNLIMAYCHIAHNCKLGNHVIMANATNLAGHIHVEDWAIIGGMSGVHQFIRIGAHAFVGGASAVAQDVPPFITVSGNRARPYGLNLVGLKRRGFSEPSIKALRESYRLVYRSSLRLVEAIERIRAEVEDLPEVRQFVSFLENSQRGICR; encoded by the coding sequence ATGAGCATTCATCCCACGGCCGTGATCGCCCCCGACGCCCGGATTGCCGAGGATGTCGAAATCGGCCCCTACACCATCGTCGGACCCAGCGTCACCATCGGACGGAACACGGTCATCGGCCCCCATGTCGTGATCGAGAGCCACACGGATATCGGGGAGGGCAACCGGATCTTCCAGTTCGCCTCCATCGGCGGGATTCCCCAGGACCTGAAATACAGGGGGGAAGAGACCCGGGTGGTCATAGGAAATCACAACATCATCAAGGAATTCGTGACCATCAACCGCTCCACCGTGTCCGACATCGGCGTCACCATCATGGGGGATCGCAACCTGATCATGGCGTACTGCCACATCGCCCACAACTGCAAGCTGGGCAATCACGTCATCATGGCCAATGCGACGAACCTGGCGGGACATATTCATGTGGAGGACTGGGCCATCATCGGCGGGATGTCGGGGGTCCACCAGTTCATTCGCATCGGCGCCCACGCCTTCGTCGGAGGAGCCTCCGCCGTAGCCCAGGACGTGCCGCCGTTCATCACCGTCTCGGGCAACCGGGCCCGTCCCTATGGGCTGAACCTGGTGGGCCTCAAACGGCGGGGCTTTTCCGAGCCGTCGATCAAGGCACTTCGGGAATCCTATCGGCTGGTTTACCGATCCTCCCTGCGGCTGGTCGAAGCCATCGAGCGGATCCGGGCGGAGGTGGAGGACCTTCCGGAGGTGCGCCAGTTTGTTTCCTTTCTGGAAAACTCCCAGCGGGGCATCTGCAGATAG
- the lpxD gene encoding UDP-3-O-(3-hydroxymyristoyl)glucosamine N-acyltransferase — translation MNWTVQEIAARLGGVVHGDADALIAGVRGIEEAGDGDLAFIANRRYRSRLKTTRATAVLVAPGTEEPGRTLIVVADPYVAFGQALALFHPREPERPGIHERAFVDRDARVSPQSSIHAGATVSRGAEIAAGAVLYPGAYVGVDASIGEESVLHPNVTVYDRCRIGKRVILHAGVVVGGDGFGFARPGWENIKIPQVGIVQIDDDVEIGANTTIDRGTMGRTWIRKGAKIDNLVQIAHNVVIGEYAIVVSQAGVSGSTTVGRGVMIGGQAGLVGHIQVGDHAMVAARAGIHKNVPAATIVAGAPHMPHREWLRLEATIPKLPAMRQQLLDLAKRLEALEKKLEGRNS, via the coding sequence GTGAATTGGACCGTTCAGGAGATCGCCGCCCGATTGGGCGGCGTTGTTCACGGGGATGCGGATGCCCTGATCGCGGGCGTGCGGGGTATCGAAGAAGCCGGAGACGGCGACCTGGCATTCATCGCCAACCGCAGGTACCGATCTCGACTGAAAACCACCCGGGCGACCGCCGTTCTTGTTGCACCGGGAACGGAAGAACCCGGCCGGACCCTGATCGTGGTCGCCGACCCCTACGTCGCCTTCGGCCAGGCGCTTGCCCTTTTCCATCCACGGGAACCGGAACGACCGGGCATCCACGAGCGGGCATTCGTCGACCGGGACGCCAGGGTTTCCCCGCAGTCCAGCATCCATGCCGGGGCAACGGTAAGCCGCGGTGCCGAGATCGCGGCGGGAGCCGTGCTCTACCCGGGGGCATATGTAGGTGTCGACGCGTCGATCGGCGAGGAATCGGTTCTGCACCCCAATGTGACGGTGTATGATCGGTGCCGGATCGGGAAGCGGGTCATCCTTCACGCGGGCGTCGTCGTGGGGGGCGACGGATTCGGCTTTGCGCGGCCCGGCTGGGAAAACATAAAGATTCCCCAGGTCGGAATCGTCCAGATCGACGACGATGTCGAAATCGGCGCCAATACGACCATCGACCGGGGAACCATGGGCCGCACCTGGATCCGGAAAGGCGCCAAGATCGACAACCTGGTCCAGATCGCCCACAACGTGGTCATCGGAGAATATGCCATCGTCGTCTCCCAGGCGGGCGTTTCCGGCAGCACAACCGTGGGCCGGGGCGTCATGATCGGCGGGCAGGCCGGCCTGGTGGGACACATCCAGGTCGGAGACCACGCCATGGTGGCTGCCCGCGCCGGGATTCACAAGAACGTCCCCGCCGCGACCATTGTGGCCGGAGCACCCCATATGCCCCACCGTGAATGGCTGCGGCTGGAGGCGACGATCCCGAAACTCCCGGCCATGAGGCAGCAGCTTCTCGACCTGGCCAAAAGGCTGGAAGCACTGGAAAAGAAACTGGAAGGACGGAATTCATGA
- a CDS encoding lysophospholipid acyltransferase family protein, with protein MSAESRADNLLHFFQQIPLGIRKAFFVRLALLAYAADSRHRLIALHNLRMAFPEKPDDELGRIARGVYRNMGIVAAEFFDLPKIGRENLADWVELEGVEHAFRALEKNRGLLLFGAHFGNWELEAVTAALVIKPMMVIYRLMDSPTLEILVSKVRSCTGNILQDKDRAMRPMLRILKQNGIIGLLLDQNVAWQEGVFVDFFGRTACTSDGLALLALHTEAPVLPGYMARLENGKYRFVLGEEVPLARTGNRKEDVLENTQRFTSIIEDTVRKYPDQWFWVHQRWKTKPWQAPRRT; from the coding sequence ATGAGCGCGGAATCCCGGGCGGATAACCTGTTGCACTTTTTCCAGCAGATCCCGCTGGGGATCCGGAAGGCCTTCTTCGTCCGGCTGGCCCTCCTCGCCTATGCAGCCGACTCCCGGCATCGCCTGATCGCCCTGCACAATCTCCGCATGGCCTTCCCGGAAAAACCGGATGACGAACTGGGCCGGATTGCCCGGGGAGTCTATCGCAACATGGGGATCGTGGCGGCGGAATTCTTCGACCTTCCGAAGATCGGCCGTGAAAACCTGGCGGATTGGGTGGAACTGGAGGGAGTGGAACATGCCTTCCGGGCTCTCGAAAAGAACAGGGGGCTTCTTCTCTTCGGCGCCCACTTCGGGAACTGGGAGCTGGAGGCCGTCACCGCCGCTCTGGTCATCAAGCCCATGATGGTGATCTACCGGCTCATGGACAGCCCGACCCTGGAAATCCTGGTGTCGAAGGTCCGCTCCTGCACGGGCAACATCCTCCAGGACAAGGACCGGGCCATGCGGCCCATGTTGCGGATCCTGAAGCAGAACGGCATCATCGGTCTTCTCCTGGACCAGAACGTGGCCTGGCAGGAAGGAGTCTTCGTCGACTTTTTCGGCCGCACCGCCTGTACGTCCGACGGCCTTGCCCTGCTGGCCCTCCACACGGAGGCTCCCGTCCTTCCGGGATACATGGCCCGCCTCGAAAACGGGAAATACCGGTTCGTTCTCGGCGAAGAGGTCCCCCTGGCCCGGACGGGAAACCGAAAGGAGGACGTGCTCGAAAACACCCAGCGCTTCACGAGCATCATCGAAGACACGGTCCGGAAGTACCCGGACCAGTGGTTCTGGGTCCACCAGCGCTGGAAGACGAAACCCTGGCAGGCGCCGAGGCGGACATGA
- a CDS encoding HAD family hydrolase has protein sequence MRGQRAVFLDRDGTINEEVGYLDRIEKLRILPGAAEAIGMLNRAGMKVVVVTNQSGIARGFFDEAFVEETHRHLLDLLRGQRALIDAFYFCPHHPTEGLGAYRMDCACRKPRPGLLLRAAAEMGIALEDSFMVGDMPKDVEAGTRAGARGILVRTGYGRDVTAPPEAAYIGEDLMDAARWILGEVGRP, from the coding sequence ATGAGGGGACAGCGGGCGGTCTTTCTCGACCGGGACGGAACGATCAACGAAGAGGTGGGGTACCTGGACCGCATCGAGAAACTCCGGATCCTTCCCGGAGCAGCCGAGGCAATCGGAATGCTCAACCGGGCGGGGATGAAGGTCGTCGTCGTGACAAACCAGTCGGGCATCGCCCGGGGATTCTTCGACGAGGCCTTCGTGGAGGAAACCCACCGGCATCTTCTGGATCTTCTTCGCGGACAGAGAGCCCTTATCGACGCCTTTTACTTCTGTCCGCACCACCCGACGGAGGGCCTGGGGGCCTACCGCATGGACTGTGCCTGCCGGAAACCCAGGCCGGGACTGCTTCTTCGGGCCGCTGCCGAGATGGGAATCGCCCTGGAGGACTCCTTCATGGTCGGGGACATGCCCAAGGACGTGGAAGCGGGAACCCGGGCGGGCGCAAGGGGAATCCTGGTCCGGACGGGTTATGGGCGGGACGTGACGGCACCGCCGGAAGCGGCCTACATAGGAGAGGATCTGATGGATGCCGCCCGCTGGATCCTCGGCGAGGTCGGCCGGCCATGA
- the lpxB gene encoding lipid-A-disaccharide synthase, with the protein MEHSSKILILTGEASGDLYGAQLASAMREIDPTLAFYGVGGMHMQASSVTLLADVSELGVVGLTEVLGKLGRIRTLFSRLSRFLETDRPALVILIDYPGFNLRFARVAKKAGIPVLYYISPKIWAWGAGRIRSIRETVSRMAVIFPFEMPLYEKAGIDAAYVGHPLLDTVRADGSVSEIRRRLGLAPERRTIALLPGSRQGEIDRLLDPMLRAADILRMKLPDLQFVLPLADTLPEELLRSLTEASAVPVHLIRRDTYGVIAASDAAIVASGTATLETALLGIPMVIVYKVSPLTYPFARLVIRIDHIGLPNIVAGRTIVPELIQGAASPERIAEEVLPLLTDHRRRETMTDAFREVREKLGTGGAARNTALIACTMARGEKGAPS; encoded by the coding sequence ATGGAACACTCCTCGAAAATTCTGATCCTGACGGGCGAGGCATCGGGAGATCTCTACGGAGCCCAGCTCGCCTCGGCCATGAGGGAGATCGATCCCACCCTCGCCTTTTACGGAGTGGGGGGCATGCATATGCAGGCGTCGTCGGTCACTCTCCTGGCCGACGTCTCCGAGCTGGGAGTGGTCGGGCTCACGGAGGTTCTCGGAAAACTCGGCCGGATCAGGACCCTGTTCTCCCGCCTTAGCCGGTTTCTCGAGACGGACCGTCCCGCCCTGGTGATCCTCATCGACTACCCGGGATTCAATCTTCGCTTCGCCCGGGTAGCGAAAAAAGCCGGAATCCCCGTCCTTTACTACATCAGCCCGAAGATCTGGGCCTGGGGAGCCGGCAGAATCCGGTCGATCCGGGAAACGGTAAGCAGAATGGCCGTCATCTTTCCTTTTGAAATGCCGCTGTACGAAAAGGCCGGGATCGATGCGGCCTATGTCGGGCATCCGCTCCTCGACACGGTCAGGGCGGATGGGTCCGTTTCGGAGATCCGGCGGCGGCTGGGACTGGCCCCGGAACGGAGAACCATTGCCCTGCTGCCGGGAAGCCGGCAGGGAGAAATCGACCGCCTGCTGGATCCCATGCTCCGGGCGGCGGATATTCTCAGGATGAAGCTGCCGGACCTGCAGTTCGTACTCCCCCTGGCGGACACGCTCCCGGAAGAGCTCCTCCGGAGCCTTACGGAAGCAAGCGCCGTCCCCGTTCACCTGATCCGCCGGGACACCTATGGAGTCATCGCCGCCTCCGACGCAGCCATTGTCGCCTCCGGCACGGCAACCCTGGAGACGGCGCTGTTGGGCATTCCCATGGTGATCGTATACAAAGTTTCCCCGCTGACCTACCCGTTCGCCCGCCTGGTCATCCGGATCGACCACATCGGGCTGCCCAACATCGTCGCCGGGCGGACAATCGTCCCCGAACTGATTCAGGGCGCGGCATCGCCCGAGCGGATTGCGGAGGAGGTCCTGCCTCTTCTGACGGACCATCGCCGGCGGGAAACGATGACGGACGCCTTCCGCGAGGTCCGGGAAAAACTCGGAACCGGAGGCGCCGCCAGGAATACAGCCCTCATCGCCTGTACCATGGCCCGGGGGGAAAAAGGAGCCCCATCGTGA
- a CDS encoding OmpH family outer membrane protein, protein MKKAVFGVIAGLLLLALSSGAAWSAEKVGFVNIQEAMLTSNAGKQMGDEMRRLIAKDKAVIEEKEKELKKLREDLEKQRTVLTESALREKEMTLQKKYRDYQVVAKDFEDDLRAKEQDIFKKLFPEVLKIVRSIAEKEKYTMVLDPYVLQLPYFNAKEDITKRVVEEFNRTFKDKKK, encoded by the coding sequence ATGAAGAAAGCGGTGTTTGGTGTCATTGCGGGATTGCTTCTGCTGGCTCTGTCGTCCGGGGCGGCCTGGTCTGCGGAAAAGGTCGGCTTTGTCAACATCCAGGAGGCCATGCTGACCTCCAATGCGGGCAAACAGATGGGCGACGAGATGCGCAGGCTCATCGCCAAGGACAAGGCCGTCATCGAAGAAAAAGAAAAGGAGCTCAAGAAGCTTCGGGAGGATCTGGAAAAGCAGCGGACCGTCCTGACGGAATCGGCCCTGCGGGAGAAGGAGATGACCCTGCAGAAGAAATACCGGGACTACCAGGTCGTTGCCAAGGATTTCGAGGATGATCTCCGGGCCAAGGAACAGGATATCTTTAAAAAGCTGTTCCCGGAAGTCCTCAAGATCGTCCGGTCCATCGCCGAAAAAGAAAAATATACAATGGTTCTGGATCCATACGTTCTCCAGCTCCCGTACTTCAACGCGAAGGAAGACATCACGAAGCGCGTCGTGGAAGAGTTCAACAGGACCTTCAAGGACAAGAAGAAGTAA
- the msbA gene encoding lipid A export permease/ATP-binding protein MsbA yields the protein MIVFKRLFRLAKPHTAKLILAMFFMLIVGGLTSVLAFLVKPALDDIFVERNARMLQWIPLAVIGIYLVKGACTYAQAIIMNWIGQRIVTDLRNRLYKQIQQQSLSFFTKNPTGVLMSRITFDVNYIQGAVSEAITSLLKDSFTILCLVFVVFWRDWKLAIIAMVVFPLTVYPISRFGRKIRSAVTGAQITMGSLTSLLQETITGARIVKAFSMEDYENKRFEKESENLLKLFMKAVTVNALSSPLMEFLGGIGIAIIVFYGGWQVIHGSSTPGTFFSFLTALIMLYEPIKRLTATNNQIQQGISAAERVFAIIDAVPEIRNAPDATELPRITQGIDIQNVTFRYEEDPVLRNIDLSIRAGEAIALVGMSGGGKTTLVNLIPRFYDVTEGRILIDGHDIREATIDSLRGQIGIVTQQTILFNDTVRNNIAYGNQQASQEDIVRAARAANAHDFIMRLPEGYDTLIGEQGMKLSGGERQRISIARAILKDAPILILDEATSSLDTEAEIEVQEALENLMKGRTTLVIAHRLSTIRNADRIIVLVNGEIVEEGNHETLLEKQGEYRRLYNMQFREG from the coding sequence GTGATCGTCTTCAAGCGTCTCTTCCGCCTTGCCAAACCTCACACGGCCAAGCTGATCCTGGCCATGTTCTTCATGCTCATCGTGGGAGGACTGACGTCCGTCCTGGCCTTCCTGGTCAAACCCGCCCTGGACGACATCTTCGTCGAGCGGAACGCCCGGATGCTCCAGTGGATCCCCCTGGCCGTCATCGGGATCTACCTGGTGAAGGGAGCGTGCACCTATGCCCAGGCGATCATCATGAACTGGATCGGACAGCGGATCGTCACGGATCTCCGGAACCGGCTATACAAACAGATTCAGCAGCAATCGCTGTCGTTTTTCACGAAGAACCCCACGGGCGTCCTGATGTCGCGGATCACCTTCGACGTCAACTACATCCAGGGGGCCGTGTCGGAGGCCATCACGAGCCTCCTGAAGGACAGCTTCACCATCCTCTGCCTCGTCTTCGTCGTCTTCTGGAGGGACTGGAAGCTGGCCATCATCGCCATGGTCGTCTTCCCCCTGACGGTCTATCCGATCTCCCGGTTCGGCCGGAAGATCCGCAGCGCCGTGACGGGAGCCCAGATCACCATGGGAAGCCTCACGAGCCTCCTCCAGGAAACCATCACGGGGGCGCGGATCGTGAAGGCCTTCTCCATGGAGGACTACGAAAACAAGCGGTTCGAAAAGGAAAGCGAAAACCTGTTGAAGCTGTTCATGAAGGCCGTTACCGTCAACGCCCTCTCCAGCCCCCTGATGGAGTTCCTGGGCGGCATCGGCATCGCCATCATCGTCTTTTACGGCGGCTGGCAGGTGATTCACGGCTCTTCCACACCGGGGACCTTCTTTTCCTTTCTGACCGCCCTGATCATGCTTTACGAGCCCATCAAGCGCCTCACAGCAACGAACAACCAGATCCAGCAGGGCATCTCCGCCGCCGAGCGGGTCTTCGCCATCATCGACGCCGTCCCGGAGATCCGCAACGCCCCCGATGCAACGGAACTTCCAAGGATCACGCAAGGAATCGACATCCAGAATGTGACATTCCGGTATGAAGAGGACCCGGTTCTCCGGAACATCGATCTCTCGATCCGGGCCGGCGAGGCCATCGCCCTGGTGGGCATGAGCGGCGGGGGGAAAACCACCCTCGTCAACCTGATCCCCCGCTTCTATGACGTCACGGAGGGAAGAATTCTCATCGACGGGCACGACATCCGGGAAGCGACCATCGACTCCCTGCGGGGGCAGATCGGCATCGTCACCCAGCAGACGATCCTCTTCAATGACACAGTCCGCAACAACATCGCCTACGGAAACCAGCAGGCCTCGCAGGAGGACATCGTCCGGGCCGCCCGGGCTGCCAATGCCCACGACTTCATCATGCGGCTCCCCGAGGGGTACGACACCCTGATCGGTGAACAGGGGATGAAGCTCTCCGGCGGAGAGCGCCAGCGGATCTCCATCGCACGGGCGATCCTGAAGGACGCCCCCATCCTGATCCTCGACGAGGCGACCTCGTCCCTCGACACCGAGGCGGAAATCGAGGTTCAGGAGGCCCTCGAGAACCTGATGAAGGGCAGGACGACGCTGGTCATCGCTCACCGGCTGTCGACGATCCGAAACGCCGACCGCATCATCGTCCTCGTCAACGGTGAGATCGTCGAAGAAGGAAACCACGAAACCCTCCTGGAGAAGCAGGGCGAATACCGGCGGCTCTACAACATGCAATTCCGGGAAGGCTGA
- the lpxK gene encoding tetraacyldisaccharide 4'-kinase, producing the protein MQTEPTRNLHDRIQSLWYGEDASPSLLMGPVLGVASGGYGFGIRIRNALYDRGILGIRHLPVPVVSVGNLTVGGTGKTPLVIHLAEFLKEHGSKPAILSRGYGGRPRGPVEIVSDGRHVLSEPAVCGDEPFMMARRLRGVPVLTGPERYRTGREAVDRFGADVLLLDDGFQHRRLHRDVDILVVHARRPFGNGHLLPRGPLREPLESLRRARWMIRTGPATDDDGEENPQAFPGCGRPTLRALHRPSRLVRAAGGETLPLDSLSGKTFSAFAGIGSPQAFRHTLETLGCKVAPFLAYPDHHRFSREDLEEIRRSAAMADGIVTTEKDAARLAGMEDSLPGLLVLEVDLHMEPDDGILGRDILEILESRRCMKEQERT; encoded by the coding sequence ATGCAGACCGAACCGACCAGGAACCTTCACGATCGGATCCAGTCCCTCTGGTATGGGGAAGACGCCTCTCCGAGCCTCCTTATGGGTCCGGTCCTGGGTGTCGCCTCCGGGGGATACGGATTCGGGATACGGATTCGGAACGCCCTGTATGACCGGGGAATCCTGGGGATACGCCATTTGCCCGTTCCGGTGGTCAGCGTGGGGAACCTGACCGTCGGCGGAACCGGGAAGACCCCCCTGGTGATTCACCTGGCGGAGTTCCTGAAAGAGCATGGAAGCAAACCGGCGATCCTGAGCCGCGGATACGGAGGCCGGCCCAGGGGACCTGTCGAGATCGTCTCCGACGGAAGGCATGTGCTCTCCGAGCCGGCCGTCTGCGGCGACGAGCCGTTCATGATGGCCCGCCGGCTCCGCGGTGTGCCGGTATTGACGGGGCCGGAGCGGTACCGGACGGGGCGCGAGGCCGTGGACCGCTTCGGGGCGGATGTCCTGCTTCTCGATGACGGTTTCCAGCACCGGCGCCTCCATCGGGACGTGGACATTCTCGTCGTCCATGCCCGCAGACCCTTCGGGAACGGCCACCTGCTGCCCCGGGGACCCCTGCGCGAGCCCCTGGAATCCCTGCGGCGGGCACGCTGGATGATCCGGACGGGCCCCGCGACGGACGACGATGGAGAAGAAAATCCACAGGCCTTTCCCGGTTGCGGGCGGCCGACCCTCCGGGCCCTGCACCGGCCGTCCCGCCTGGTGCGCGCCGCAGGCGGGGAGACACTGCCGCTCGATTCCCTGTCGGGAAAAACATTCTCGGCCTTTGCCGGGATCGGCTCCCCGCAGGCCTTCCGGCATACGCTGGAGACGCTGGGGTGCAAAGTGGCGCCGTTCCTGGCCTATCCGGACCACCACCGGTTCAGCCGGGAAGATCTGGAGGAGATCCGCCGGTCCGCCGCCATGGCAGATGGAATCGTCACGACCGAAAAAGACGCCGCCCGGCTGGCCGGAATGGAAGACTCTCTTCCCGGGCTCCTGGTACTCGAAGTGGACCTGCATATGGAGCCGGACGACGGCATTCTCGGCCGGGACATCCTGGAGATCCTGGAATCGCGGCGTTGCATGAAAGAACAGGAACGGACATGA